aataatattattttattattttaataaatctaaTAGTTAATCTAATATTGAGTTTTAGATAGaagaattttagatttataaaaaatatatatctttttatcaaattttaaaaataaaaataatgaatccaATACAAATGAAATAAGCCTGGCCAACTCCGTCTAAAAagtccaaaaaatccaaatgccatgtaataaaatttgaaaaaatcttcttcacactctaTTGTCTGAAGAAGTCCCAGCACATCTAACATgttgggttgaaaaaaaaaaataaataaattatgtgagGTATGTGGAGagtgtaatatataataaagtgtgatataacatttttcataaaatttatctgAAAACCAAAAACGAAAAACTTTAAACAATGAAGAATTTAgtgtgtgtttagatgttgaagtgagttaagttgagttgagttaaaatgataaaatattgttaaaatattattttttaatattattattattttgagatttaaaaaaattaaattatttattatattttgtattaaaatttaaaaaaattataataataaattgagataagttgagattgagtTTCACCCTTAAACAAACAAGGCAAAACCCAAAACCCTGAAAGTCTGAAACCCCAAAATCCAGCGCTCTGCAACGCATACCTCCTCAAAACCATCAGCACCTTTCATATATACTTCTTCACTGAAAGTTCCGAGCAAACCTTTCTCGCTCGCTCGCATTCTCTATATGTTGTGTCTATAGAAGCTGAGATATGAAAGCTTTGAGAGCTCTGAGAACCCTCGTGACCTTCCCTCCAAAACCCTACAGAACTCCTCTCCACCCAacctttcttcttcaattttacTCAGCCCAGCCTCAAGAAGACGATAACGCACACTCACTTACGTTCTCAGACTCTGAAAATGGCTCAGACTCAGTCTTTGACAGTGACCATTACACATTACCAACCATTAATTCGGAACCCAACACTGAAACCGCTCAGCAGCCCACTTGGGACgagaaatatagagaaaaagCTGATCAGTTAATCTTCGGAAAGGAGACCCAGAAAGGAAAATTGAGGATTTTGGagaaagaggaggagaggaggagaagagtgCTTGCCAAGGTGCTGCTCGAGGCAGCGTTACAGGCAGCGGACGATGAGGTGGGGGAGGAAGATGAGGAGGCGGTAGTAAAGGAGGAGGACCAGAAGTCATTGTCGGTCGGGATAATCGGTGCTCCAAATGCTGGGAAGTCTGCACTGACGAACTACATGGTTGGTTTTATCGGCAACTAACTTAGCATTTGGATATTTGAATTTTTCGGATCATAGTTTGGTTATATGGTTTTGAACGAAGAGTATTTTGAGTCTGTGACTTTATGATATACGACAGGGACTGTGGTCATCATTTTATATTGTTTGGAAtgttgacttataaaaaaagaaacaaaatttgaatGTGGTTTGCGATTTTGGATGTAGATTAGTTTGCATTTCACCATATGTTTGCAAGAGAAAATGAGTTTTTGGTAAGATAtgtttacctatcaaaaaaaaaaaaaagaaagaaagatattgaTGTTGGAGTTTAGcgaagtttattttctttttgattgtGAGACGTACTGTTCTTTGATATTTGACTCCATTGCATAATGTGAAACCCcctgactaatcccgggggtgcacaagcccttgACAATGAGTTTTCTGCAAATGCACTGTGGTGCACAAAATTAGAAGTCAGATCCATCCATAGGACTATAACTACCATAATAGCTCAAACCTGGTCCAAGGAGTTACAGTTTTTCATTAGAATGTTTTACATTTCTAGACAGACCTCCAAGTTTTAAACCCCAATAAAAACATCTCTaagaaatctattttttttttaaacagggCTCTTTTGGGAAAATGATTGTGTCATTATGCCATTCTATGTCGATTGGTGGTGGATACTATGGTAACATGTAGGACAAGTGGTGTTCAAACGAGGTTTGTGGGCTTTATGCGGTTGGGGtgtggaaaaaaattagaagggGTCAAAGGGATTTCTGCTGTTTTATTAGATATGAGGTCGGTGACGGGTCCAAAATAAGATTTTGGTACTGTGTGGTGTAGAGACCagctttgaagatttttttcctGGAGTTGTTTCCCATATCTTGTTGTAAGGAGGCTTTGGCCATAGACCATTTTTAGATCTCTGATAACATACCACAATCAAATGTGACTTTGTTGGATCAGCCCAGGACTGGCAGTGGTGGAGTTGTTCTCTTCATGATTAAACAATTTTTACCCTTTCAGGTTGAGAAGTGGTGGTGTGGACAAAAGCTGTTGGTTCCTAATCCAAAAAGGGGGACCTTTGAGGCTGTCTTTCTTCAAAGTGCTCAGTCCACAAGTTGGCTCTTCATTCCCTTGGAAGAGAGTACAGAAATATGGTGCCTTAGAGggtagttttttttgtttaggtgaCAGCTTTGGGGAAGATTTTAATGctggataatttgaggaagaggcACATTGTAGCATTGTtgtggtgttatatgtgtaagcAATGAGGAGAAATCATTCGTCATTTTTTGCTTCATTGTGAGGTAGCTAGGTATTTATGAGCTTTGGTTTTCAGCAGTTGTGGGATCTTGTGGGTTTTGCCCCAACAGAGCTATTGGCTTGTTGGTGGAGTCCTTACAGGAGTCATATAACTATAAAGCTTGGAGGATAATTCCTATGTGCTTAATGTGTTGTGTTTGGGTGTTAGGTACTTCTCAGGTATGCatcctttgtacttgggctatgccttcttttcttatgaataaatcttcttgattacctataaaaaatgtgttttaTTTGGTAGGAACACAGTGACCACACATTTGAAGTCCGTGGTAACAATTTTCCTTGGCTGAATACCTCCTCTTGTCCCTTCTCATTCATCAAATAGCAAAAATTAGATTACACAGATCAGAAATTCGAAATCTGACTTCCTATCCTAAGGGATTCAAATCTTGGATAAGATATGTTTCCCATACTTATCTACccaatctaaatattcaaattaaaaatcctataAATCCTATACAGCAGTACAAATCTGTCTATACCGAAATACATAGATAAAACAtaggaattaattcaaataaatataatccactaataCTTGGGAGGACAGTGATATAGTTAAAATTCTTAATATTCAACTCCCTTTATATTTGATTGGCTGCATGAAAaaggtcccatgttttattagCTTCATAGGTGTCAaagatttttgttcctttttcttttcttactgGTTGGGTTTATCCTTTTATCTACTTCCCATGTACTTGGGTTGCGGTTATCTGCACTTCAAATAAgattgcattattttttattgataggtAAGAAGATTCAAATGAGattgcattattcatcaaaaacATATTGTTGTGACTAACTATGGAAGACCTAAGAAAAACATCAACTTTTAGtgtctttgtatttttttttttttctgtttcttgttTGGGATTCTATGTATGACGCAGAAGTACTATGTTTGagagtacttataaaaaaacatatgatgcGTGGAGTATCATCAATGAGTTAAATGGTAGTTTGTGCAAAATAGATCAAAGTTTTATACCATGGATGCTGTCTTCTATTGCTTTTTCATGGTGCCtatatgatttgtaatttattttttcaagtctGATACATATTGCTGAGCCTTGGGCATCATTGATGCAATAATTATTGAGCCAAGTGCGTTAGTTTTGGCAGTGGGATGTTTGGggaacttttataaatttattagcTGTGAGGTAGGAGTTGATACATGAATTCAGGTTTGGAATGATCTATGGTGTGGAAATACTTTATTAAATGGGTATCCGGAACCTTTTCACATTCGAAGAAATAGAGAACCAATGGTGTGGCATATATGGACTGGTTTAATGGTAGTTTACCTTAAAATCCTCTTTTATCAAAGCAGAGCAATGCTGTGTGGACATCCCTTTCCATATAACTGTTGTTATCGTTAATGTTGtcgttattattgttattattattatgttaggGAGTATATCCTTGTCTCTTGGTCTTCAGTTCCACAATGGATTGTAGAGTATGCTTTATGCATATTAGCATTATTCAGTAAttcttttattactaatattgatattattattgtttgttggtgttgttgttgttggcaTTATCATCTTCTTCTGTCTAGCGTTaattacgatttttttttccagcatCTTTCATTTCTAgcattttttattagataactGCATTCATGTGTTATATCTGTGGTACATCTATCACAGGTTGGAACAAAGGTTGCTGCTGTTTCCCGGAAGACAAACACCACTACTCATGAAGTGTTAGGAGTGatgacaaaagaaaacacccaAATTGTGCGtatcttattttgatatattaCCTCCTCATTTCTTTCTGTGTAAACACATGAATTATTCAGTAGGTGTGCATCTGCTTGCAAAACTTAATAATTCTAAATTATAATCCTTATCAATTCCATATCTTTATCACATGCATATAGTTTCTACATCCCATGTAACTAATGAATATATGtaacttaataaatattcttaGTTTTCTATACGATATAATGTACATCTAAGATTGGGCTTCAGAtgcataaaagaatataatGATGGGTTGTACAAATctagataaaaatattagtgtCCAAGGATTCACAAACTGAGCTTCCATTCTAGCAGAGCATCCCAAAGATTCCAACTAGTAATTGATGGAACAAACCAATTACCAAGCCATGAGCACTTTCTTGCCTTCTGGAACGGCAGAGTAACCCTACTAGACCATGATTGCCCTTCCAAACAATTCAATCCTCCTAACGCTGAAAAATTGTTCAATACATAAGGAGCCAATTCTTTCAGACACAGAGCATGGTCCAGAGATTCATCATTTGGAGCAACACAGCAATCACATTTTGAAGCTAATGAAATGCTTAGCTTCTTGAGTATTCACATCTAAGGGAGGACTACTATAGAAATACCTTCATGAGCACAGAAACCTTAGTGGGAAGATATCTACTACATACACACTATTGTCAATGCACTTGCTGCCCCGAAGTTTTCTAATTAGAGCCCAGGCTGATCTAGTGGAAAAAGAACCATCTGTAGAGAGGCTCACCAAATAGGGATATCACCTGTGTTCAAAGACTTTTTCAGTTAAGTCAATGCCTCTGCATGAAGCTTTAGGAATTTCATTTCCTAAAGACGTGGGAGATTATACTAAATTTTATATAGGGGGATCAAggatttttcttccatttttctgtaattattaACTCTATGGCTAATTGTATTCTTTGGAATGCATTCCAGTTAAtgttgaaatattaaaaaatttctaattcaattattttttcctttagcAAAAACTGAAGCATTTCTTGTGTAAAATGCTATTTATCCTTTTTCTTTCATGTTACTCTTCCTACtctaaagcacataaaaatgAGTCTTACAACATGACTTTAATGGTATTTCCCACTGTCTTTggcctgtttggatagtgagatgagatgagatgatttgtgaatagtagtgagattattagttgaaattagataagataagatgagctGTATCCAAACGTGAGAGAGAATTTTTAGGATTAAACATTATCATTATTGTAACTGCAAAATTTCGTCGTTGTAACTGTGGTTTTGTGctatttgataatattattacttgATGGTTCGCTGTATGCCCTATGCAGTGTTTTTTCGATACGCCAGGACTTATGTTGAATAAAAGTGGACATCTTCACAAGGATATGAAGGTTCGTGTGGAAAGTGCTTGGAGTTCTGTTAGTCTCTATGATGCGCTCATTGTTATTTTCGATGTCCATAGGCATCTTACAAGGTCAGTGAATAGAATTTGATCACAAGTAGACAcgatacttttaaatttttccttatgttaaatttcttttgattttaagaaaattattttattcggACTGAAGATGTACAACTTAAGGtagataacaaaaaaaaaaaactgaagatTGATACCTTGATGTACATGCCATCTAGTTTTCATTAGTCAAAAGTTTCATATAGCTTAGAATTCCATTTAAAACTTCGtttttttcctatatttattcTAGAACATTTATGTGGTAGGGACTTTACAAAATTGTCAATTTTGTTTGTGTGCATGCGTGTTTCTGCTTGTATTTAGTGTATGTGGTTATGTTTGTATGTGAGGTTTGTTAAATTTTACTCTTTGTACCAATCTGTTATGAAGACGGTCTGCTCTTATTTTTACCGTCAGGTGCAAATATGTTGTATTGGCTGTATGCaataggattttgttttagCTAGTAAAATTCCTTCCgaattttttgacaagtaataagagaattttattaccaagtagcatagcccaagtacacaggaagtatacaagagaaaacacatAGATACCAGCTAGAAACTAGAAAAggctaaaaaaaatcatgaaaattatctccattcaatacaagagcCTTAGCCCAAGAACacaaagtactaaagaaaaactccCTAAATCCTCCCATCGAGCGTTCTCAATCTTCAAAGCACTACCCATTCCTCTCCAACCATAGGCACCACATCAAACACGAAGGGATCATATTCCTATGGCAACAATGCGATGTCTCCCCTTAAAACCTTGCCAACATGCGAAAAGATCCACCACttgcttaggcatcacccaagcaatacccCATCCTACCAAAAACCTCATCCCACAAAgtcttagccacctcacaatgaataaatagatggtcaacagattcaccatattttttacacatgaagcaccaatccACGACAAATAATCCatgctttctcaaattattagtGGTCAAAATATTTCCAAGAGACACTAACCAAATGCCACCTTACCAGCCACTAGGCACCTTAGATCTCCAAATGCATTTCTAGGGGTATTTATTGACACAATGACAGAAAAATGTCACCTTACTAGCCACTAGGCACCTTAGATCTCCAAATGCATTTCTAGGGGTACACAATGACAGAAAAATGCCACCTTACTAGCCGCTAGGCACCTTAGATCTCCAAATGCATTTCTAGGGGTATTTATTGACACAATGACAGGTTAATGCCTTATAAAAGGAGCTAACCGAAAATCTGGAATTTCCAGCATGAATCCACAACAGACTATTCTCCCTTCCCTGAacaatcttcatatcatataatcttccaaaaaaattggagactacattcacttcccaatcatgcacATCTCTAATAAAATTGACATTCCATTGaagattattatttaaaaaagtaaaaggaaTCAGCCACTGCAGCGTCTTGATCTCTAGCAATCCTAAAAAGCAAGGGATAAAATTCTTTAGAGCAGAATCCCCAGACCAAGTATTATGCCAAAAATTAGTAATTGTTCCATCCCCCACCTTGTATTTAAAATGATTGACAAATTCCCTTCAACCCATCCGAATAgacttccacaaacccaccccaTACGCTCCTCTTACTTCGATAGAACACCAACTCCCCCACATCCTACCATATTTAACATCAACAATAGTTCTCCATAACACATCCCTCTCAAGATGatacctccataaccatttcccaaAAAGGGCTTTGTTAAAGAGCCTCAAATTTCACACCCCCAATCCTCCACAAGAAACCAGTGAACAAACCTTATTCCAACTAAGTGAAACTTTCTTTCCTCCCCGTTACCTCTCCACAAAGAATTCCGAAAGATCCTCTCAATTCTATTTGTCATCCCTGCAGGCAAAGGGAAAAGTTAAAGGAAATATATTGGAAGATTAGACAACGTACTCCTTATCAAAGTAATTCTTCCCCCTTTAGACAAGAATAGCTTTTTCTAACCAGCTAACGtcctctcaatcttctcaatcacacTATCCTAAATCATTATAGATTTGTGAGGAGCGCCCaaaggaagaccaagatatcTCATAGGTAATGAGGATACCTTACACCCCAAGATATTAGCCatatccaaaatatttataacagAGCCCATtggaacaatttcagacttaGATAAGTTAATTCGAAGACcagaaacaacttcaaaacatagcAAAAAGGCTATCAAAGAACGAAGATGATCCTGATTGATCTCACTAAAAATTAAAGTGTCATATGCAGAAAGGTGTGAGACTTTTATGTTGCCCCGAGTCTCATCTCCCACCAAAACCCCAACAAGAAACTCTCATCCACCGCTGCttcaatcattctactcaaagTATCCATAActagaacaaaaagaaaatgagacaaaggatccccttgtctcaagtcATTGGAACTATTGAAGAAACCATCCGGGGTGTCATTCACCAAATTAGAGAATCTAACTGTCGAAATACAATGCTTGAGCCACAAACACCACTTCTCTCCAAAACCAAATCTTCCAAGTATAAGACAAACTCCCAATTAAGATGATCATATactttttccatgtccaatttaaCAAGAATACCAGACTCGCCCAATTTGATTCTActttccaaacattcattagctatTAAAactgaatcaagaatttgtcctCCCCTCACAAAATCCTCACCCTCTCGATAAAGCCCTCATCCCCCAaccacaaattttcaaatttaaagtacCTACGCCTTCCAATAATGCCCTCACCCTTTTGGAGTGGTAGGTTTTTGTGCGGTGCCGACATTGAGAATGAATgcactgattaaaaaaaataatgcccTGACAATCCAACATAATAGGATAATGATCAGAACAAATCCTCGATAGCCTCTTCTAACACAAATCGGGAAAATAAGCTTCCCAAGAAGCCGGCACCAAAAATCTGTCTAGCCTAAACCATGCTCTTCCATTGGACCACATATAATTCTCACCTACCATACGTAAATCAATAAGATCCAACTCAAAAATGAGATCTGAAAATACAGTCATTGCATGAGAGATGTGAGAATCCCCACTCGATTGCTAGGAAACCGAGTAATGTTGAAATCCTCTCCAAAACACCGAGTAAGGTCCTACCAACAGCAAATACCTGTCATTTCATCCCACAAAATCCTCGTACTACTTACTACtgtccaaaattttattttttttataagtaaaataagtatttattaaacCGCCAACTGTCAATTACAAAGATAGAAAAGTCCTAATTATGTAggagcattagaaactaagaagtCATGAAAGTTCATACTATTAAAATCCACAGCAATGACCCATGTACAAAGAGTCCTTAAAAATAACAGTTTTAGCTCCCCCAAAGATGTcgctttgtcttcaaaagtcctcccattgcgctcctgccataaacaccacataatacaaaaatacagatagagatcatcttccaaaccgttCTAATCTGTCTCACACCTCGAATTGAGGTCCAGTgagccaatacatccaaaacggTTTCCGACATAACCCATGCTAAGTCcattcttttaaacacctcatcccaaagagtcctggctacctcgcagtgtaaaagtaaatgattcacTGACTCACCTCTGTTTTTACACACacaacaccaatctgcaatgattattctcatttttctcagaTTATCTATGATGAGAATATTGCCCAAAgatgtccacacaaagaaagaagttttgggaggagccttatgatgccaaagccttctccatggAAACTGTATCTCAAGAACTTTTGTGAGGACCTTATAGAATGAACGAATAGCGAACACTCCTTTCCCTGCAGGACTCCACCACAAATCATTTTCATGCTGGATATTTGGATGACAAGAGTAcaagagactataaaaatctacaaaactctcTATCTCCCAATCCCGTGCCGCTCGGTTGAAATTGCTGTTCCAGTGAATGCTCCTACctgagacttccataacctccgctactgtggcatctttggcacttgcaatcaagaaaagagtaGGAAACAGATCTTGTAGAACACTGTTACTACAccaagcatccttccaaaatctgattttgGAACTTGTCCCCAATTGCAGTCTAGTGTGTTGATGGAAGACCTCCCAAactcttctaatatgtttccatagccccattCCAAAGgcccctctaacttctctagtacaccatcCCTCTCCTAAATCAACATATTTGTTTTCgatcacagtcttccataaACATCTGGTTCCTTGGTATATCGCCACAATTATTTGCCAAGTAACGCCCGATTGAACAACCTCAagtttctaatacccaaaccaccattagaGATAGGACGGCACaccatctcccacttaactAAATGGAATTTAAACTTATCTCCTAAGCCcccccacagaaaatctctCTGTAGCTTCTCAAGTTGACCCGCCGCACTTGCCGGTAAAGGgaataatgataaaaagtaggtgggtaggttagaaagtgtacttttgattaacgtaatccggccccctttcgacaagtacattctcttccaccctgccaatctcctctctactttttcaatcactgtatcccaaaTCGAGTGTGCCCTCGATGCTATACCTAGTGGTAATCCCAGATAAGTCATAGGAAGAGacgctatcttacaacccagtGTGCTAGCCAACTCCCTTATATTCTGAACTTCTCCAATCGGCAACAACTcgaatttatcataattcacttttaaaccagacactgcttcaaaacaaagcaacacTGCCTTCACAGCCCTCAACTGGGCTTAATCAGCCtcacacataataagcgtatcgTCTGCAAACAGCAAATGAGGAATAGTAGTAATACCCTTACTTGACAATACAATCTAGAAGCCACTAACAAACCCATTAGTCACTAAAGCcgagatcatcctgcttagtgcctccataacaataacaaaaagtaaaggagataacAGATCCTCGTCTCAAACCACGAGAGCTCGGGAAGAAACCCTCTAGACTGCCATTGATCAACACAGAGAATCGTACCATGGAAATACACCAACTAATCCAAGACCTCCACCTTTCTCCAAACCCACACCTACCTagtaaatatagaagaaaatcccaattaatatgatcataagccttttccatatctagcttACACATAATCCCTGTGTTGTCAGCCTTCAATCTATtgtccaaacattcattggcaattagaGCCGCATCAAAGATATGTAtacccttaacaaaagcattttgaggcttagtaACGATCTTCCCCAAGACCCCACTTAATCGATTGGCAAGCACttttgcaatgatcttataCACACCATTCACTAAACTAATGGGCAGTATGAGATCTCAATGGCCCTTACATTTTTAAGGATTAATGCAAGAAAAGTAGTGttgagacttttctcaaattttcctacCGAGAAGaactcctgaaacaccttcaagAGATCTTCcttaatcacctcccaacattcttggaaaaaacccatagagaaaccatctggATCGGGGgccttatcttttgccatcttCCTTACTACATCATagacctcttcctcttcgaaaGCCATCTCCATCCTAGCAACGTCCCCTGGCTCAATAGTGTCAAAAACCAATCCATCTAAAGTAGGCCTCCACCCCACCTGCTCAGTGAGAAGCTTTTCAAAGAACTCAATCACATGGTCTTGAataacctcttcttctctacactcaaccccctcaattttcagtacttcaatgttattatttcttctatgagagtttgcaattctatggaaaaacttcgtgCTCTAatccccttcctttaaccaaaGAGCTCTTGATTTTTTGCGCCATGACATTTCTTCCTGCAAGATTATCCTTTCAAGATCTGCGACCAGCAAAGTTTTCTGTGCTTGCTCCTCCTCAATAAGTGGCCTCCCTACTTGTAGTCCTTCTAAATCCTATATTTCCATCCACTTGGTATTTTTGTTCTCCTCTACATTGCCAAAAGACTGTATATTCCACTCCTTTAAATCTCTTTTTAAGACTTTCAGTTTATTCgcaaaaatgaaactgggtGTACCTTCGAAGTGATACGaaatccatcattttttaactcttttcacaaaaccttctgacttcaaccacatgttctcaaacttaaaatacatcTACCACTacgaatacctccacaatcaagcaaaatagGCCAATGATCTGAGGCTAGGCGTCCCAAACGTTTTTGCCATACATCCGGAAAATGGCTCTCCCACTCAGGGAAAATTAAGAAACGATTCAAACGGGACCAagtctgattatttgaccatgTGGCTGGTCCTCCAGCAAGCGGAAGGTCTATCAAGTTCAAGTCAAAGATACACTCTGAGAACTCCAAACTTGCTGGCCT
This genomic interval from Juglans regia cultivar Chandler chromosome 3, Walnut 2.0, whole genome shotgun sequence contains the following:
- the LOC109012691 gene encoding GTP-binding protein ERG-like; this translates as MKALRALRTLVTFPPKPYRTPLHPTFLLQFYSAQPQEDDNAHSLTFSDSENGSDSVFDSDHYTLPTINSEPNTETAQQPTWDEKYREKADQLIFGKETQKGKLRILEKEEERRRRVLAKVLLEAALQAADDEVGEEDEEAVVKEEDQKSLSVGIIGAPNAGKSALTNYMVGTKVAAVSRKTNTTTHEVLGVMTKENTQICFFDTPGLMLNKSGHLHKDMKVRVESAWSSVSLYDALIVIFDVHRHLTRPDIRVTRLIQRMGAQPHPKQKRILCMNKVDLVEKKKDLLKAAEQFKDLPGFERYFMISGLKGHGVKGLTQYLMEQAVKRPWDEDPFAMSEEVMKNISLEVVRERLLDHVHQEIPYNIEHRLMDWKELRDGSLRIEQHLITHKPSQRKILVGKKGSKIGRIGIEANEELRSIFKREVHLILQVRLK